In Mongoliitalea daihaiensis, one DNA window encodes the following:
- a CDS encoding nitrilase-related carbon-nitrogen hydrolase, with protein MKKIWIGLVMLILGWMIWANVGHSVEAVSMESHISLVSSINPNDADSSAGNIVGIQPYMLTSDYLSEDLFLEKMDAYFQEAHRAGFFGDKTIVLLPEYLGTWLVIANEKVAVSKASTLTGAMAMLLLSKPVTFLKNYSLSSSDEDRIASTLFRMKSEEMARIYNATFQQLSKTYGIHIVAGSINLPGVEVLDGQLTVNPEEPIHNTSFIFTPTGEIFPHSVKKAFPIDSEKPFITATNPANIPTINLPIGKIGVLVCADSWYPGSYQAVQEADIILVNSYCAGNGAMNIPWAGYNGAPAPSDVALSDIGTLTEQEAWKKYALPGRISSTQARHGANIFLRGQLWDLGTDGQPFFILHGELQETKEAERGGIWNLWLAESTEFAEKF; from the coding sequence ATGAAAAAGATTTGGATTGGTTTGGTGATGTTAATTTTGGGATGGATGATTTGGGCGAATGTGGGGCATTCGGTTGAGGCAGTTTCTATGGAGTCTCATATCAGTTTGGTGTCGAGTATTAATCCAAATGACGCAGATAGTTCTGCTGGCAACATTGTGGGGATTCAGCCTTATATGCTGACTTCAGATTATTTGAGCGAGGATTTGTTTTTGGAAAAGATGGACGCCTATTTTCAAGAAGCTCATCGGGCTGGATTTTTTGGAGATAAAACGATCGTATTACTTCCTGAATACCTTGGAACATGGTTGGTAATTGCCAATGAAAAAGTAGCAGTCAGCAAAGCTTCAACCTTGACCGGAGCGATGGCTATGCTGTTATTAAGTAAGCCTGTGACTTTTTTAAAAAACTACTCCTTGTCATCATCGGATGAAGATAGAATTGCCTCCACCCTATTCCGTATGAAAAGTGAGGAAATGGCACGCATTTACAACGCAACCTTTCAGCAGCTTTCCAAAACGTATGGCATTCATATCGTAGCAGGTTCCATCAATCTCCCAGGAGTTGAGGTGCTTGATGGACAACTAACTGTCAACCCAGAAGAACCAATCCATAACACATCATTTATCTTCACCCCAACTGGAGAGATTTTTCCCCATTCAGTCAAAAAAGCATTTCCCATTGATTCTGAGAAACCATTTATAACGGCCACCAATCCTGCCAATATCCCCACCATAAACTTACCCATCGGTAAAATCGGAGTACTTGTGTGCGCCGATTCCTGGTACCCTGGATCCTATCAAGCTGTACAGGAAGCAGACATTATCTTGGTCAATTCCTATTGTGCCGGCAATGGGGCTATGAACATTCCTTGGGCCGGATACAACGGCGCTCCTGCCCCTTCAGATGTAGCCCTTTCAGACATCGGAACCCTCACCGAACAGGAAGCTTGGAAAAAATACGCCCTCCCTGGCCGTATCTCCTCCACCCAAGCCCGCCATGGAGCAAACATTTTCCTTCGCGGCCAACTCTGGGACCTCGGCACTGACGGGCAGCCTTTCTTTATCCTCCATGGAGAATTGCAAGAGACCAAAGAGGCAGAGAGAGGGGGTATATGGAATCTATGGCTCGCTGAAAGCACGGAATTCGCAGAAAAATTTTGA
- a CDS encoding flavin monoamine oxidase family protein: MLDVLIIGAGFSGIAAGKKLFEVGKTFRILEARDRIGGRVYTKRWEDGFYLDLGGQWIGPTQDRMYELCREYGVDYFETYDEGKNLLDLNKKIRSYAGLIPKMDIISLVNLDWLMKKMEKMAASIDPSSPWTHPEAKEYDSISLEAFIHQNCKTQACKKVIRLACETVFAAEMNEVSLLHALFYIRSGTDLNTLISIQNGAQLHRIQGGMGTIAERMAKAFEDSILFSHAVHKIEQTDSFVTVFTEKSSFQAKKLILAIPPPLAAKIDFSPMLPANKRQVLDRIAMGQVGKCFMVYKKPFWRDKGFSGQVLADEHSPFQTLFDASPKDGSIGIILGFTIAERCRAYFEHSKENRQKAMEKQLVSYFGPEASTPIRYEDFTMTDEAWSRGCYAGLYPTGAWTGFQDAYRQTTGNIHWAGTEAATRWFGYIEGAVLAGEKAANDIVLSLVDTGDWAD; this comes from the coding sequence ATGCTAGACGTACTTATCATCGGCGCAGGATTCTCTGGAATAGCTGCGGGTAAAAAACTTTTTGAAGTAGGAAAAACGTTTCGAATTTTAGAAGCCCGGGATAGAATCGGAGGAAGAGTCTACACCAAACGCTGGGAAGATGGCTTTTACCTGGATCTGGGTGGTCAATGGATAGGCCCTACGCAAGATCGGATGTATGAATTGTGCCGAGAGTATGGAGTCGACTACTTCGAAACTTACGATGAGGGAAAAAACTTACTAGACCTAAACAAGAAAATCCGCAGTTACGCAGGCCTAATCCCCAAAATGGATATCATCTCATTAGTCAATTTGGATTGGTTGATGAAAAAGATGGAAAAAATGGCTGCCTCCATAGATCCCTCTAGTCCTTGGACCCATCCAGAAGCAAAAGAATATGACAGCATTAGTTTGGAAGCCTTTATTCATCAAAATTGCAAAACACAAGCCTGTAAAAAGGTGATTCGCTTAGCTTGCGAAACGGTTTTTGCTGCGGAAATGAACGAAGTCTCCTTGCTCCATGCCCTGTTTTATATTCGCTCAGGAACTGATTTAAATACCCTCATCAGTATCCAAAACGGTGCACAGCTGCATCGCATCCAAGGTGGTATGGGAACCATAGCTGAGCGAATGGCCAAAGCATTTGAGGATTCAATCTTATTTTCTCATGCAGTGCATAAAATTGAACAAACAGATTCCTTTGTCACTGTATTTACAGAAAAAAGCTCATTTCAGGCTAAAAAACTAATTTTAGCAATCCCACCACCACTCGCTGCAAAAATTGATTTCAGTCCCATGCTTCCTGCTAATAAAAGACAAGTCCTAGACCGAATTGCCATGGGGCAAGTGGGCAAATGCTTTATGGTGTATAAGAAACCATTTTGGAGAGACAAAGGATTCAGCGGACAAGTCCTAGCCGACGAACACTCACCCTTTCAAACACTTTTCGATGCTTCTCCCAAGGATGGTTCGATTGGTATAATACTAGGCTTTACTATCGCCGAGCGCTGTCGGGCATACTTTGAACATTCGAAAGAGAACCGACAGAAAGCGATGGAAAAACAACTGGTATCCTACTTCGGACCCGAAGCATCCACCCCCATTCGCTACGAAGATTTCACTATGACAGATGAAGCTTGGTCCAGAGGCTGTTATGCAGGTTTATATCCAACAGGCGCATGGACAGGTTTCCAAGACGCTTATAGACAAACGACCGGAAATATTCATTGGGCGGGCACAGAAGCAGCTACGCGATGGTTTGGATATATTGAGGGAGCTGTATTGGCAGGGGAAAAAGCGGCTAATGACATTGTTTTGTCTCTCGTTGATACAGGGGATTGGGCGGATTGA
- a CDS encoding TlpA family protein disulfide reductase, with the protein MIDWKKELKSWGIMAAIFGFLYFTGLLTPIMGGVQSLLLATGIKKPKVTLVNKEKEPFSYAGVFTDASGQIVRLEDYEGKAVFINLWATWCPPCRAEMPHIQSLFEKVSKEENLEFLMIALDKEFDKSLKYIDDKSFTFPVVHASHGLNSALQSQSIPTTLVISPRGEIVFYQEGMSNFDTKEFKDFLIAIARENIED; encoded by the coding sequence ATGATTGATTGGAAGAAAGAATTGAAGAGTTGGGGAATTATGGCTGCCATTTTTGGTTTCCTATATTTTACTGGATTGCTTACCCCGATCATGGGCGGAGTTCAGTCATTGCTCTTAGCTACAGGTATAAAAAAACCAAAAGTCACCTTAGTCAATAAAGAAAAGGAACCATTTTCTTATGCTGGAGTATTTACTGATGCTTCTGGACAGATTGTACGATTAGAGGATTACGAAGGGAAAGCAGTTTTTATCAACCTTTGGGCTACTTGGTGCCCTCCTTGCAGAGCTGAAATGCCTCATATTCAAAGTCTATTTGAAAAAGTAAGCAAAGAAGAAAACTTGGAATTCTTGATGATTGCATTGGATAAGGAGTTTGATAAAAGCTTGAAATACATTGACGATAAATCGTTCACCTTCCCGGTCGTACATGCCAGTCACGGTTTAAATTCTGCATTACAAAGCCAGTCTATACCTACTACATTGGTCATCAGTCCCAGAGGAGAAATCGTCTTTTACCAAGAAGGTATGAGCAACTTTGATACAAAGGAATTTAAAGATTTCTTGATTGCAATTGCTAGGGAAAACATAGAAGATTAA
- a CDS encoding TlpA family protein disulfide reductase has translation MLHWKKLLIFAIVLLALVPIISIIGLKKPIKKSLNTILLNTGLKKPKAILISEETEQFSYEGNFVNQLGETVALEDYKGKTLFVNVWATWCPYCREELPAINTLHQKFGDNNELAFLTISVDKKFEKTLQYMQEKSYSFPVVHAVDGLNVSIDGSTLPTTLVINPKGQIVFFQKGKYDFGTEEFEKILLTASN, from the coding sequence ATGCTACACTGGAAAAAACTGTTGATTTTTGCAATCGTATTGCTTGCATTGGTTCCCATCATATCCATTATTGGACTAAAAAAACCAATTAAGAAAAGCCTCAACACCATTCTGTTGAATACCGGATTGAAAAAACCAAAAGCTATTTTGATCAGTGAGGAAACTGAACAGTTTTCCTATGAAGGGAATTTCGTGAATCAGCTGGGTGAAACTGTAGCTCTTGAAGATTATAAAGGAAAAACTCTTTTTGTTAACGTATGGGCCACTTGGTGCCCTTATTGCAGGGAAGAGTTACCAGCTATCAATACGCTTCATCAAAAATTCGGAGATAACAATGAACTTGCATTCTTGACTATTTCAGTAGATAAAAAGTTTGAGAAAACTCTTCAATACATGCAAGAAAAATCCTATAGTTTCCCCGTGGTACATGCGGTTGATGGGCTGAACGTATCGATTGACGGATCCACACTTCCCACTACACTCGTAATCAATCCAAAGGGACAAATTGTGTTTTTTCAAAAAGGCAAGTATGATTTTGGAACAGAAGAATTCGAAAAAATCCTACTCACTGCCTCCAACTAA
- a CDS encoding porin family protein, with product MKKQLLLFGILFFLLVESKSQNLEITPFTGYTFNHSLPIVGGRATLGGGQAWGGMLGFQLNDFTEIEVLYSWQGGTSTARSTAIQSNVNTQTNANYIMIGGNRLFPVSSQMALFSGLKAGAGILAFPNGDFGDISRFSVGINGGMKYFVSDNIGLRLQANLMMPISNVGANLWWSPGAGAQVGVGGWSSVVQFGFTGGLIFRIAK from the coding sequence ATGAAAAAACAACTATTACTATTCGGGATACTTTTTTTCCTATTGGTAGAAAGTAAGTCACAAAATCTAGAAATCACCCCATTTACTGGTTACACGTTTAATCACAGTTTACCAATCGTTGGTGGCAGAGCCACACTTGGTGGTGGGCAGGCTTGGGGAGGGATGCTCGGTTTTCAGTTGAATGATTTTACTGAAATAGAGGTGTTATACAGTTGGCAAGGTGGTACAAGTACAGCCAGGTCTACGGCCATTCAATCCAATGTCAATACCCAAACGAATGCAAATTATATCATGATTGGAGGGAATCGTTTGTTCCCAGTTAGTTCTCAAATGGCTTTGTTTTCGGGTTTGAAGGCCGGTGCGGGTATTCTAGCATTTCCAAATGGAGATTTTGGTGATATTTCGAGATTTTCAGTGGGGATCAATGGAGGAATGAAGTATTTTGTTTCTGATAATATCGGACTTCGATTGCAAGCCAATTTGATGATGCCAATATCCAATGTAGGGGCGAATTTGTGGTGGAGTCCGGGAGCTGGAGCGCAGGTTGGTGTTGGTGGATGGTCTTCTGTTGTTCAGTTTGGATTTACAGGAGGCTTGATTTTTAGAATAGCCAAGTAA
- a CDS encoding Tex family protein: protein MNTNHFLKVANELQIKVKQVTDTIELLDEGATVPFISRYRKEVTGSLDEVQVAAIRDRMQQLRELDKRREAILKSIQEQGKLTEDLEKNIQAAETMAVLEDLYLPYKPKRRTKATIAKEKGLEPLADVIFIQDSIALEAEASKYISEEKEVASMEEALQGARDIIAERVNEHVELRKKMRDLFINEGTFTCKVIPGKEEEAAKYKDYFDWSEPIKTAPSHRVLAMRRGEKELFLMLDSCPDEFSAIALMEAMVLENAANSSVDHVRLAIKDCYKRLMKPSMETEVRLYTKKKADEEAIKVFAENLRQLLLAAPLGEKSVMAIDPGFRTGCKTVCLGPQGQVLSYDAIFPNEPQRKLAEAGATVRHLVEKFKIEAIAIGNGTASRETEAFVKSLGLPKHVIVTMVNESGASIYSASDVAREEFPDFDLTVRGAVSIGRRLMDPLAELVKIDAKSIGVGQYQHDVDQSALKNSLDDTVMSCVNGVGVEVNTASKQLLTYVSGLGSVLAQNIVNYRNENGPFKSRSEIKKVPRLGDKAFEQAAGFLRIRNAKNPLDASAVHPERYALVEQMAADLGVKVVDLMASEEIRSKINLKNYVSDNVGLPTLQDILEELSKPGRDPRETFEVFNFQEGVNEITDLKVGMKLPGIVTNITKFGAFVDIGVHQDGLVHLSHLADRFIKDPTEVVSVSQKVEVTVMEVDKARKRIGLSMKSDPFGERGKPSQKSQPKKEKVEEAGDFASKLALLKGKFR, encoded by the coding sequence ATGAATACAAATCACTTTCTAAAAGTTGCTAACGAGCTTCAAATAAAAGTAAAGCAGGTTACCGATACCATTGAATTATTGGACGAAGGAGCGACTGTTCCTTTTATTTCCCGCTATAGAAAAGAGGTTACAGGAAGTTTGGATGAAGTGCAGGTGGCAGCTATCCGCGACCGCATGCAACAACTGCGCGAGTTGGATAAACGAAGAGAAGCCATTCTCAAGTCCATTCAAGAGCAAGGAAAGTTGACAGAAGATTTGGAGAAGAACATTCAGGCTGCCGAGACGATGGCAGTTTTGGAGGATTTGTATTTACCCTATAAGCCAAAAAGAAGAACCAAGGCAACAATAGCCAAAGAAAAAGGTCTGGAACCTTTAGCTGATGTGATTTTTATTCAGGATTCCATAGCCTTGGAGGCTGAAGCTTCAAAATACATTTCAGAAGAGAAAGAGGTAGCCTCTATGGAGGAAGCCTTACAAGGTGCACGAGATATTATTGCCGAGCGGGTGAATGAGCATGTAGAGCTGAGGAAAAAAATGCGGGATCTCTTTATCAATGAGGGGACATTTACCTGTAAAGTCATTCCAGGAAAAGAAGAGGAAGCTGCCAAATACAAGGATTATTTTGACTGGTCAGAGCCGATTAAAACAGCTCCTTCGCATAGAGTCTTGGCCATGCGAAGAGGGGAGAAGGAATTGTTTTTGATGTTGGATTCCTGTCCTGATGAGTTTTCAGCGATTGCTTTGATGGAAGCGATGGTGTTAGAAAATGCTGCAAATTCATCAGTTGATCACGTGAGATTGGCTATTAAAGATTGCTATAAGCGTTTGATGAAGCCTTCTATGGAAACAGAAGTGCGATTGTATACCAAAAAGAAGGCGGATGAAGAGGCTATTAAGGTATTTGCCGAAAACTTGCGTCAGCTGCTTTTGGCAGCGCCTTTGGGAGAAAAATCAGTGATGGCCATCGATCCAGGGTTCCGAACAGGCTGTAAAACAGTTTGCCTAGGTCCACAAGGGCAAGTGTTGAGTTATGATGCGATTTTCCCGAATGAGCCCCAGCGAAAACTAGCTGAGGCAGGTGCTACGGTGAGGCATTTAGTTGAGAAATTTAAAATTGAGGCTATTGCCATTGGAAATGGTACAGCAAGCAGGGAGACGGAAGCTTTTGTAAAATCATTAGGACTGCCTAAGCATGTTATTGTGACGATGGTTAATGAAAGTGGAGCTTCCATTTATTCTGCTTCGGACGTGGCACGAGAGGAATTCCCAGATTTTGATTTGACTGTTAGAGGAGCTGTGTCTATTGGGAGAAGATTGATGGACCCTTTGGCTGAGTTGGTGAAGATTGATGCAAAATCTATAGGGGTAGGTCAGTATCAGCATGACGTAGATCAATCTGCTTTAAAAAACTCCTTGGACGATACGGTGATGAGTTGTGTGAATGGAGTAGGAGTGGAAGTAAATACGGCTTCTAAGCAGTTGTTGACGTATGTTTCTGGTTTAGGATCTGTTTTGGCACAAAACATTGTAAATTATAGGAATGAAAATGGTCCATTTAAGAGTCGAAGTGAAATAAAAAAGGTACCTCGTTTGGGAGACAAGGCATTTGAACAGGCTGCCGGGTTTTTGAGAATACGGAATGCCAAAAATCCCTTAGATGCATCTGCGGTTCACCCGGAGCGGTATGCCTTGGTAGAGCAAATGGCGGCTGATTTAGGTGTGAAAGTAGTAGATTTGATGGCGTCGGAGGAAATCCGTTCCAAAATAAATTTAAAAAATTATGTATCTGATAATGTAGGTTTGCCGACTTTGCAGGATATTTTGGAGGAATTATCCAAGCCGGGTAGAGACCCTAGAGAGACTTTTGAGGTATTTAATTTTCAAGAGGGTGTCAATGAAATTACGGATCTGAAAGTAGGAATGAAGTTACCAGGTATTGTTACCAATATCACGAAATTTGGAGCATTTGTAGATATAGGGGTTCATCAAGATGGACTTGTTCATTTAAGTCATTTGGCAGACCGCTTTATCAAAGATCCAACAGAAGTGGTAAGTGTCAGCCAAAAGGTAGAGGTGACGGTGATGGAGGTGGATAAAGCTAGAAAAAGAATTGGTTTGAGTATGAAATCGGATCCTTTTGGAGAACGAGGTAAACCCAGTCAAAAGTCACAGCCAAAGAAGGAAAAAGTAGAAGAGGCGGGAGATTTCGCTTCTAAATTGGCGCTTCTTAAAGGGAAGTTTAGATAA
- a CDS encoding tetratricopeptide repeat-containing sensor histidine kinase yields the protein MKNSVVFLICLFLWVSNPDQLVAQQALIDSLQNIISKNNQDTLHLKALVNLGIALERTNLQQSKANFLAALAMKNNPDFNRLKATAAIRLAGNYSATGSLDSANYYFEKAESIIKSYPSDHKLAYNLYSGLGIHFNRIGKADLALDNYKKASVLDPSLIGLDNVAGLYINMANVYQSLDDQKLRVESAYKALEIFEKTQNKTGLSFVYNLLGSINYQLKNYSESEKYFLSSLEYRKLLNDRRGEAVVLSNIGNIYTDRGSYDQAIEFFIQASEINESLGLKDQKGIALINLGKTYEKMGDYQKALGQFKEAQKILNEAGISKMDALLLTDIGKVQRMLSMDQESYANLLKSSQLAESEKQYFDAITAFKNLKEYYQEKGRYQEALMAQTKEYTYRDSVGMEALRAQLKEFESKYALDLKENEINLLKAEKELDKLELSRRKANQNLIMAIFFFLILLAGILVNKYRIVGKTKRLLEVERLRNAIARDLHDDLGSTLSSIHILSQMALQRETNGSNPVFSKINTQTATMMDKLSDIVWSIHPDNDNLDQLLSKMQEFAAEMLEPKEITYEFEVSEGAKEIKLDLEKRRNLFLIFKEALNNAAKYADSQHLDIRLTVQGGKLNLLIKDDGKGFDQTLIKKGNGLFNMQQRAQMMGGNMVIESFPEMGTSIQLSAPIA from the coding sequence ATGAAAAATTCTGTCGTTTTCTTGATTTGCCTTTTTTTATGGGTTTCTAATCCTGATCAACTTGTTGCCCAGCAGGCATTAATTGATAGCCTTCAGAATATTATCAGTAAAAACAACCAAGATACCTTGCATCTTAAAGCATTAGTAAATTTGGGTATAGCACTAGAACGTACAAATCTCCAACAGTCCAAAGCCAATTTTCTTGCAGCTTTGGCTATGAAAAATAATCCTGATTTTAATAGACTGAAAGCTACAGCTGCTATTAGGTTAGCAGGGAACTATTCAGCAACAGGTAGTTTGGATTCTGCTAATTATTATTTTGAAAAAGCAGAGTCAATAATCAAGTCATATCCAAGTGATCACAAGCTTGCATATAACCTTTATAGTGGTTTAGGAATTCATTTTAATAGAATTGGAAAGGCTGATTTAGCATTGGACAATTACAAAAAAGCTTCTGTACTTGACCCGTCATTGATTGGTCTTGATAATGTGGCAGGTCTTTACATTAATATGGCCAATGTTTATCAAAGTTTGGATGATCAAAAATTAAGGGTGGAGTCAGCGTACAAGGCATTAGAGATTTTTGAAAAAACTCAAAATAAGACTGGATTATCCTTTGTATATAACTTACTTGGAAGCATTAACTATCAGCTTAAAAATTATAGTGAATCAGAGAAGTATTTTCTGAGCTCTTTGGAGTATAGAAAGTTGCTGAATGACAGAAGGGGAGAGGCAGTAGTTTTGTCAAACATTGGAAATATTTATACAGATAGAGGTTCTTACGATCAAGCCATCGAGTTTTTTATCCAGGCTAGCGAGATTAATGAGTCCTTGGGACTTAAAGATCAAAAGGGTATAGCATTGATCAATCTGGGTAAGACTTATGAAAAAATGGGGGATTATCAAAAAGCTTTGGGTCAATTTAAAGAAGCGCAAAAGATTTTGAATGAGGCGGGGATATCCAAAATGGATGCATTATTACTAACAGATATTGGAAAAGTTCAAAGAATGCTCTCGATGGATCAAGAGTCCTATGCCAACCTATTGAAATCCTCTCAACTTGCTGAAAGTGAAAAGCAGTATTTTGATGCAATTACAGCCTTCAAAAACTTAAAGGAATATTATCAAGAAAAGGGGAGATATCAAGAAGCATTGATGGCACAGACCAAAGAATATACTTATCGAGATTCGGTAGGTATGGAAGCTTTACGTGCACAACTTAAAGAATTTGAGTCCAAGTATGCTTTGGATCTGAAAGAAAATGAAATTAATCTTTTAAAAGCCGAGAAAGAATTGGATAAATTAGAATTGTCCAGACGTAAAGCCAATCAAAATTTGATTATGGCCATCTTTTTCTTTTTGATTCTTTTGGCGGGTATTTTAGTCAATAAATATCGTATCGTAGGCAAAACCAAGCGGCTGTTGGAGGTAGAACGCCTCCGTAATGCGATCGCAAGAGATTTACATGATGATTTGGGTAGCACCCTTTCCAGCATTCATATACTGTCCCAAATGGCCTTGCAAAGGGAAACGAATGGTAGCAATCCTGTTTTTTCAAAAATCAATACTCAAACTGCCACCATGATGGATAAGCTCAGTGATATTGTATGGTCTATTCATCCTGATAATGATAACCTCGATCAATTGTTAAGCAAAATGCAGGAATTTGCAGCTGAGATGTTAGAGCCCAAAGAAATCACCTATGAATTTGAAGTCAGCGAAGGGGCGAAGGAAATCAAATTGGACCTAGAGAAACGAAGAAACTTGTTTTTAATATTCAAAGAGGCTTTAAATAATGCTGCCAAATACGCCGATAGCCAACATTTGGATATTCGCTTGACAGTACAAGGAGGAAAATTAAATCTGTTGATCAAAGATGATGGAAAAGGCTTCGATCAAACGTTGATAAAAAAAGGAAATGGGTTGTTCAATATGCAGCAAAGAGCACAAATGATGGGAGGGAATATGGTAATCGAAAGTTTTCCGGAAATGGGGACTTCTATTCAACTTAGTGCTCCAATTGCTTAG
- a CDS encoding response regulator — translation MIKVLLYEDNDLLRESISCMLQIMEGMELLGAFDHANNVEAEVKVHRPDLILMDIDMPGRNGIDATRLVKKLFPEVYILIMTVFDDSDNVLNAIKVGASGYLLKKHIANRLFDAVEEILEGGAPMSPAVAKLVIQSMQRPQQLTDYGLTEREKDILVSLSKGNSFKLIAADCKISIDTVRTHIKRIYEKLQVHCQTEAVSKAINEGLV, via the coding sequence ATGATCAAAGTACTCTTATACGAAGATAATGACCTCCTCCGTGAAAGTATCAGTTGTATGCTTCAAATCATGGAGGGTATGGAATTGTTGGGGGCATTTGACCATGCCAATAATGTAGAGGCAGAAGTGAAAGTTCATCGTCCAGATTTGATATTGATGGATATTGATATGCCTGGAAGAAATGGAATAGATGCTACACGTCTGGTGAAAAAACTATTTCCCGAGGTTTATATTCTTATCATGACGGTATTTGATGATTCCGATAATGTACTCAATGCCATCAAAGTAGGTGCATCGGGGTATTTACTGAAAAAACATATAGCCAATCGGTTGTTTGATGCTGTGGAGGAAATCTTGGAAGGAGGAGCGCCAATGTCGCCTGCAGTGGCCAAGTTGGTTATTCAGTCTATGCAGCGGCCCCAGCAACTCACAGATTATGGGTTAACAGAGCGTGAAAAAGATATCTTGGTTTCTTTAAGCAAAGGGAATAGTTTTAAATTGATAGCGGCTGATTGTAAGATCAGTATCGATACCGTGCGCACACACATCAAGCGGATTTATGAAAAACTTCAGGTCCATTGTCAAACGGAAGCTGTTTCTAAAGCTATTAATGAGGGGTTGGTTTAA
- a CDS encoding helix-turn-helix domain-containing protein, with the protein MIRYKIFDPHPLLTTFVQSIFVVDHVFESGEGEIVGQYPPTPQNCIFLYIREKFKARKVTEDKFIERSKAVIVGPQLTRMELTVNADYRVAVIGFHPGGLFRLLGMPMEEIFDDGFDGLELLGNDINDLVERCAQVESFDTTCEFIENYLLGKLSRVKELLPIDGALNEMIQYQGLIPITQVADNACLSLRQFERKCKERVGFSPKVYARLIRFSNAYRLFEKSEVPNWSEIAYQSGYYDQMHFIKDFKEFAGITPTMMEEELKRKPLRFQTAIRF; encoded by the coding sequence ATGATTAGGTATAAAATTTTCGATCCCCATCCACTTTTAACAACTTTTGTCCAAAGTATTTTTGTGGTGGATCATGTTTTTGAGTCTGGCGAAGGGGAGATTGTTGGTCAGTATCCACCTACGCCCCAAAACTGTATTTTCCTGTATATCAGGGAAAAGTTTAAAGCAAGAAAAGTCACCGAAGATAAATTTATCGAAAGGTCAAAAGCGGTAATAGTAGGACCACAGCTTACTCGCATGGAATTGACTGTGAATGCTGATTATAGGGTTGCGGTGATAGGTTTCCATCCAGGTGGGCTTTTTAGATTGCTAGGGATGCCCATGGAAGAGATTTTTGATGATGGATTTGATGGTCTGGAGTTATTGGGGAATGATATCAATGATTTGGTGGAGCGTTGTGCTCAAGTCGAATCATTTGATACAACATGTGAATTCATAGAGAATTACTTGCTTGGGAAATTGAGTAGAGTCAAAGAACTGTTGCCAATCGATGGAGCCCTAAATGAAATGATTCAGTATCAAGGCCTTATTCCCATCACACAGGTAGCGGACAATGCCTGCTTGAGCTTGAGACAGTTTGAAAGAAAGTGTAAAGAAAGGGTTGGCTTTTCCCCAAAAGTTTATGCCCGTCTGATCCGCTTTTCCAATGCATACAGACTTTTTGAAAAATCCGAAGTGCCAAATTGGTCAGAAATTGCTTATCAATCAGGTTATTATGACCAAATGCATTTTATCAAAGACTTTAAAGAATTTGCTGGAATCACACCTACGATGATGGAAGAGGAATTGAAAAGAAAACCGTTGCGATTTCAGACGGCAATAAGATTCTAG
- a CDS encoding YceI family protein encodes MVFALVPFLLLAQSVKPKSPIQFKIKNAGIIVDGTISDWEVEVDFDSKKLDQSSIRGKANPESIQTGIKLRDKHLHGREYFHIQKFPFISLESKSFQSKGKNNFIGVFELQIRDVKREVEIPFTLSQTGKQQKFKGEFVIDRLDFGLGEKSLVLSDEVRIFVEF; translated from the coding sequence TTGGTTTTTGCATTAGTTCCGTTTTTGCTTTTAGCTCAATCGGTTAAACCTAAAAGCCCTATCCAATTCAAAATCAAAAATGCGGGAATTATTGTGGATGGAACGATTTCAGATTGGGAGGTGGAGGTGGATTTTGATTCAAAGAAATTGGATCAATCGAGTATCCGAGGCAAAGCCAACCCGGAAAGTATCCAAACCGGAATCAAATTAAGAGATAAACATTTACATGGACGAGAGTACTTCCATATCCAAAAATTCCCTTTCATTAGTTTGGAATCCAAGTCTTTTCAGTCAAAGGGAAAGAACAACTTTATAGGGGTTTTTGAGTTGCAGATAAGGGATGTGAAAAGGGAAGTTGAGATCCCATTTACTTTGTCCCAAACAGGAAAGCAGCAGAAGTTTAAGGGTGAGTTTGTGATTGACCGTTTGGATTTTGGGTTGGGGGAGAAGAGTTTGGTTCTTTCTGACGAGGTGAGAATATTTGTGGAATTTTAG